A window of the Brassica napus cultivar Da-Ae chromosome C5, Da-Ae, whole genome shotgun sequence genome harbors these coding sequences:
- the LOC106402103 gene encoding ubiquinone biosynthesis protein COQ9, mitochondrial, with the protein MFRTAARRLLGAGFTTSRLLRLPKPRPTTIIPYSYCTSSTESPIGNQSVNPNQSDTAREEGHRRDESSRKPRAEFEEEQARVLAASLRHVPRLGWTEEAMIAGSRDVGVSPSIVGSFSRKEAALVEYFMDDCLQLLIDRVDSGLDLQNLIPSERVSKLVSIRLEMQIPYMSKWPQALSIQAHPVNVPTSFKQRAMLVDEIWHTVGDGASDLDWYVKRTVLGGVYSTTEIYMLTDDSPEYRDTWAFLDDRVKDAFDLKKSIQEAKYFAQDIGAGVGKSFQGLMNGVMQTMSTRGGRSSAF; encoded by the exons ATGTTCCGAACGGCGGCGAGACGTCTTCTCGGAGCTGGTTTCACAACCAGCCGCCTCCTCCGATTACCCAAGCCCAGGCCCACCACCATCATCCCTTACTCTTACTGCACTTCCTCCACCGAATCGCCGATTGGTAATCAATCCGTAAACCCTAATCAATCGGATACGGCTAGAGAGGAAGGGCATCGTCGAGATGAGAGCAGCAGGAAACCGAGAGCTGAGTTTGAGGAAGAGCAGGCTCGTGTCCTCGCCGCGTCTCTTCGCCACGTG CCGAGGTTAGGTTGGACGGAGGAAGCCATGATTGCTGGTTCCAGAGACGTTGGTGTGTCTCCTTCCATTGTTGGCTCTTTCTCCAGGAAAGAAGCTGCTCTTGTTGAG TACTTCATGGATGATTGCTTGCAACTCCTTATCGATAGAGTAGACTCTGGGTTGGATTTGCAAAACCTGATTCCAAGTGAACGTGTTTCGAAGCTCGTCAGTATTCGCTTAGAGATGCAGATTCCTTACATGTCCAAATGGCCTCAAGCTCTTAGTATTCAA gccCATCCGGTGAATGTTCCGACGAGTTTTAAGCAGCGGGCGATGTTGGTTGATGAGATATGGCACACTGTTGGTGATGGAGCCTCGGATTTGGATTGGTATGTCAAGCGCACTGTTCTTGGAGGAGTTTACTCGACCACCGAGATTTACATGCTTACAGATGACTCCCCAG AGTATCGTGATACATGGGCATTCTTGGATGACAGAGTCAAAGATGCTTTTGATCTGAAGAAGAGCATACAAGAG GCCAAGTATTTTGCACAAGACATAGGAGCTGGAGTTGGGAAATCGTTTCAAGGACTCATGAATGGAGTTATGCAGACCATGTCCACAAGGGGTGGTCGTAGCTCTGCGTTTTGA